The following DNA comes from Ailuropoda melanoleuca isolate Jingjing chromosome 19, ASM200744v2, whole genome shotgun sequence.
ATGAAGGAGTCAGGAAGGGGTGCTGTTTCCAGCGGGAGGACTCGGATAGGGCCCTGCCTGCAGCGAGGAAGTGAACCCCGTGAACCAAGCATCCCCTCAGCACACATTTGTCCtacacctactgtgtgcttcaTACCAGACTTGATGTGTGTCCGTGGGGAGCTCGTGGTTCAGGTTGTCTATTTCCGGGGTCAGCTTGTGGTTTTGTTTAGGAAGCGGGCTGTGATTGAAATTAGTGGCCAGCCTGTAATCAAGAGTGGGGGAGACTGTGATCCTAATTGGGGTTTGGGGGATCTAGGGAGCGAGCATCAGGGAACAACCATCCCATTGATCCGTTCGTGCAGCACGTGTTGATTGGGCACCTACTGTGTTGAAGCTGTCGGCCCAGGCCTGATGTGTGGTGAGGAGTAGGGTTTGTGATCCAGGTCCGGGGTCTGTCTGGATGAGGGGCTACCCCAGCAGAACCAGGGAACTTCCCGTGTGTCAAATCAGAGAGCCTGCCTGATGGGGATTAGGGGGTGAGAGATTAGTCAGGTGAGAATGAGGGCTCAGCCTGCCACAGGCCTGAAGGCCCTTCCAAGGAAGGGCCCTAAAATAGTTGCAGCAACACGGTGTCCAGGGAAAGGTCTGCAGCGCATTTCAAGGACCCCATCCCAGATTTAAGTTTCCAAATTCTCGTGGATTTGCGGCGTCCAGCTTGTTACTTTAGAACCAGATCTTGTGCACCTTTAACACCTGGTGGTTCttcattaaaaagtttttttaaaaggcagagctCAGTCTAGGTTAGGGAGCAGGGGCAGTGTGTGATGAGAAGTAAGAAGGAACTGCTGTGCCCCTCGAGTCCCCCCAGTTACCAGGACTGAGAGTCACAGAAGGTCTCTCTCTGCTCAGTTTCAAGGCAAGGTTAGGGTCAATCCCGGGTCAGGGTTAGAAAGTCAGTCGTGGGTCTGGTTGTGGGTGAGTTTGGATCCGAGTAAATGGTCAGTTTCAGGTCAGGGTTCAGGATCCATCTCTGGTCAGTCTTGGGGCGGGAATTGTTCTGTAGACTGGGCTGTGGGTTGGCTGGGGTCAGTTCATGGTCAAGGCGAAGTGTTGAACTGTAACCAGGTATTCTGGAAACAGGGTTAAGAGAATAGCCCATGAGTAGAAACAGTTTCTCTCCACTGAAGGTTCAAAGCTCTGGACACGAATCAGGCGGCAGCCGTGGCCTCCCCCGTGCCACGCAGATGTACTCTCACACCTGGGCTCGTCAGTGTGACAGGGCCCCCGAGCCTTCATGCTTCCTCCTGCTCCGCACACGAACACGGGGAGGACTTGCAAAGATTTATTCTTATGGAACTCCCATTTTTGTAGACCAGACAAGGCGCttgaactgggggggggggtgtcttaaAGGTGATGGGGTCATGGCTGcaaggtgggggcaggtgggcgGGGTCCCCCCAGAAGGTGATGGCAGACTGTGTTTCAGGGAGGCCTATCCCAACTGCACGGTTCTTGAAGCTCGCCCGTGTTACAATGTGGCTCGCCTTATGTTCCTCGACGCAGAGAGGTAACGGTGGGGGGGCCAGGTATGACACCGGAGGGGCCCCTGTCTATTGTGGAGGGCATCTTGGCTGCCACACAGGAACCTGGCTCCCCTTCCAGGTGTTTCCCAGGGCATTTGCTTTTAATTCAACCCCTGGAGTGCCTGTCAGTCCAGCTCTGGAAAGAGCAAGGCCTGGAGGTCACAGCTCGTTGCGAGAGGAAAGGGGTCCACCATCCCCACCGCATCTGAGGACATACCCTTCTTCAGCTGCAGTATAAGAAACTTAGGCCAAACCATAGGAAGAATTCCTGGCCCTCCAGGGATGGGCGGGAAGACCCTTGAATGGGGCCATATCTGAAGCATGCATTCTAAGCAGATCCGAGAGTAAACTCACCCCTGTCCTCAGCGAGTGGACTTAGATAACCCCTGAGCCTTAGATAACCCCTGAGCCGAGCTCCCTACCCACCCTCCCAGCCATTCCTGGCCCCAGCTGGGCCGGCGGGTGACCGGGCACCTGGGTCTCACAGGAAGAAGGCGGAGCGGGGGAAGCTGTACTTCACAAACCTCCAGAGCAAGGAGAACGTCGCCACCATGATCAACCCCAAGCCTTGCGGCCACCTCTGCTGCTGCGTGGTACGAGGCTGTGAGCAGGTACGAGGTGACGTcaggctcccagagctcctgctGGGTATGGGGAAGAGCTGGACAGATCCCGGGAAGATCAGTCGCGGTAGAGATGGACACATTCCAGGCCCAGGTCCCATGACCCCGGGAGCACGCACACAAATGGGCCTTGCACATAACCAGCCAAAGGTAGACAGACTCCCAGAGCAGGCCAGGCCatgcagggatgggggtgggggcagctgggacCGGAAGCCGGGTGCAGGCCCACCTTCAGGTCCCCTCCTGTTCCTACAGTCATCGAAGCCCCAGCTCCACTCTTGGGTTCGTCCCCATCCCTACAGTGACCAAGTTTGCAAACCCCAGGTCAGAAGAGGTCAGCCAAGAGAACAGCATTGTGCTATATTTACTAGCTCTGTGGCTTTTGGCGAGTTTCGTGACTGCTCTGTGTCTCCGTTTCCTCTCTAAAATGAGGCTAATGGTACCTACCTTGGGATTATcgtgaggattacatgagttaaCTGTTAGAAAGCCTACCGCGGCACCCGGTCTGTAGCGAGCCCTGGGTCGGTGCCGCCAGCTGTGCTGGGGAGCAGCCCGGCTCTCTGAACAGAGCCCCCCACCTCGCTCCCTCGCCCTCGGCAGGTGGAGGCCATCGAGTACTACACGAAGCTGGAGCAGAAGCTGAAGGAGGACTACaagcgggagaaggagaaggtgaaCGAGAAGCCTCTTGGCATGGCCTTTGTCACCTTCCACAACGAGACCATCACCGCCATGtgagcccctgccctgcctgcccatCACCGTCCTTGTCCCCCGGGGAccagtgggggctcctgggtccCCGCACTCATGGCCAGCCGTTGGCAGTAACCAGTGCCCATCCCCCAGCATCCTGAAGGACTTCAATGTGTGTAAGTGCCAGGGCTGCACCTGCCGCGGGGAGCCACGGGCCTCGTCCTGCAGCGAGTCCCTGCACATCTCCAACTGGACCGTGTCTTACGCCCCTGACCCCCAGAACATCTACTGGTGAGCACAGCGGGACGGCCGGGGCAGGCTTCGTGGGGCCTGCTGGCTCCggcagggacaggggaggagagggaggtccAAGGCGTCCCCAGAACGACCCTCTCGCCTGCCTTCCCAGGGAGCACCTCTCCATCCGAGGCTTCATCTGGTGGCTTCGCTGCCTGGTCATCAATGTCGTCCTCTtcatcctcctcttcttcctcaccaccccggccatcatcatcaccactatgGACAAGTTCAACGTCACCAAGCCCGTGGAGTACCTCAATGtgaggcccaggccccaccccaccccgtccATGCCGGGTCGCGAGACACACATACGAGGCCTCGAATCCCTCTTCAGGGGGAAACCAGAATGCCCTCCGGCCCGATCTAGCTACGGTtctgctcccagcccagccccaccaaCAGCTCCCCGACAACTGGGGGTTGCAGAGCCTTCTGGGAACGTCCCTTGGGCTCCCTGCCGCCTTCCCCCTAGTGACATCACCCTTGGGTTTGCACACACCTAGAGAGACACCAGGGAAGACGGTGAGCCCAGGGCCAGTTTTAACTGACCGTGGGACCTCGGACAAGCTCCCTTCTCCTCATGCCCCTATCTCTCCGACAGAAGAACAGAGGTTCGGACTACAGCCTTGGCTTCCAAACTTAGATTCGGATGGCTTTATCTAAAGGACTCTTACATGAACCCCAGTGTGGCAAAGCCAGGCTGCTCAGATGGCCATAGAGTCAGGGTCACTTCCACCAGCTCTTCCCTCGCCCCTCCtgccacacacacagcacacctCCTTGGAGCCTCAAAGTCCAAAGTCAGACAGTTTGAAAATTCCTGAGTGATAAGAGCAAAATAACACTAGACCCAGTCGGCCTGGGTTTACATTCCAACCCCACCACTCGACTAGCTGGGTAACCTGCTGAATCTCTTTTTGCCTTAGttcactcatctgtaaaatgggctaataGCATTGTTGGGAGGATCCCTACACGTAAAGCCCATGATCAATGCCCGGCCCTCAGGAGGTCCTCAGGAATGCTAACCACCACGAGCGTGACTCACCCTGCAGTGGGACTCATgagcctggcccccagcctcgccctggccctggccctgcacATGTTCTGGACTTCTGCCACGGGGCCCCAAGAGCCATGGGGCCTGGGGcttcatggggggagggggcaggtaaGCAAAGCAAGCTAGACTGGGGCCCACTGGACGGCCCCCGCCTGACACGTCCCCCTGTGCCCCGCTGCAGAACCCCATCATCACTCAGttcttccccaccctcctgctGTGGTGCTTTTcggccctgctccccaccatcGTCTACTACTCAGCCTTCTTCGAAGCGCACTGGACGCGGTGAGACCCCTCACACGCCCCACGCTCTGGCCCTCCTAGGCATATGGCCGTCCCCTGCCGGGCAGCCCTTTCCCCTTtggcctccctgccctgggcagtCCCAGCGCTGCCAGGGAACGGAGGCTGGCCAGCATCCTCACGCGGGGAGGCCCCCGTCCCAGAGGAGCTTCCTGGGATAGCGTACTGGCTAGGGGAGCAGGCCTAGGGGCTGGCTCATCTGACCTCTGCCCCTGTGCCCCCCGGCCCAGCTCCGGGGAGAACAGGACCACCATGCACAAGTGTTACACCTTCCTCATCTTCATGGTGCTGCTCCTACCCTCGCTAGGACTGAGCAGGTGGgttcccctccccagaggctcATGGCCTAGACTCTGCCTCCCCTGGTGTTCTGGGCCATTCCAGCCCCGCACCACACTCTCCactcctcctctccagcctggACCTCTTCTTCCGCTGGCTCTTTGACAAGAAATTCTTGGCTGAGGCAGCTATTCGGTTTGAGTGAGTGACCTGGGCCCCCAGGGAAAGAGACCAGAGGGCGGGGGTGGCTATGCCTGAGACacacgggggggagggggggctcacATGGCGCAGGAGGGTCATTCTAAAGATTATACCACAGTGCTCAGCTGTAGACATGGGAGATGTCCCTGGGGTGTGCGTTGGGGCTCATTCTCTGGGAACCTGTGTAGAGGTCACCTTCAAGGTGTATTTGGGGCTTTGGGACCCACCCCGGGGGACTTCCGTGACAGCCCGTGGAGCTTGTGTTCTGGGACTAACTCGAGGAGTCGAGTTGCCCTCTGGTTTGGAGAAGAGTCTGTAGTAGGGTCTTGGTCCTGCTTTGGGAGTGACTTGGGGGTACCCCTGAAAGTCCCTGGAGCCCACACTTTTAAGTCTCTGTGGAAGTCTCGGGCTCACAACTCTGGAGTATTTATGGAGAACTCTGGGGGCTCACACTTGTGGCGTTTATGGGGCACAAGTCATGGGAACACCTCTGCAGTTTCAGGCTCTTATCCAGAGGTGTGACCGTGGGGTTCCTTATGGGGTACCTTTTTGGGAAGCCCTATGAGGCTgtttggggttggggggatggcGGGCCATGTACCATGGCCATATATATGGGCACAAGGACTAGGGATCTTGCTCTAAGCAATCTGTAAAAATCTTGGGCTCACACTTGGGGTGTCACGGGCATTGACAAAGGTTCTTGGTCTCCCCACCCTGAAGATCTTGGAGGAAGGGTCTGTGGAGCTTGCGTTCTCACACTCTGGGGGTAACTGTGGCTTAATTTAAGGTCTAAGGGGGTACTAACTGGGTATTCCTAGGGCTCACACTCTTAGGGGTCTTTTAGGGCCTCGTGAGGTTGGTCTGTGGGGATCTCAGGCAGTCATACCCTGAACATCTGGTGGCCTTAGGGGTTTGGAGCCCTCTCCGTGGGTCTTTACAGGGGCACCTCTAGGCTCACACTGTCAGGTCGCATCCACTCAACGGAGGGTGCTGGAGGTGTCTGCGACACTCTGCCATCCTCCCCTGGGGTTCCCACTCTGGGGGCCCGGGGGCCTGCGAGCTGAGCGGGGTTGTGCGCACGAAGGCAGGCGCGTCGGGGCGGCGGTGTGGCGTGCTGGCCTGCGGGCGGTGGCCGCTGGGTCGCCCAGGGGTGCAGCGCTGCAGCACTGGGTGCCCGCAGGTGCGTGTTCCTGCCCGACAACGGCGCTTTCTTCGTGAACTACGTCATTGCCTCCGCCTTTATCGGCAACGCCATGGACCTGCTGCGCATCCCGGGCCTGCTCATGTACATGATCCGGCTCTGCCTGGCGCGCTCTGCCGCCGAGAGGCGCAACGTGAAGCGGGTACGGCCGCCTGGGGCCGCCGCGGCCTGCGCAGCGCCCCCTGGTGGGCCCAACCGGAAACAGCGGCGGCCTTGCTAGGGTGTGGGGGCACAGGGGTGCTGGAACTTGGGGGACCCAGTTCCGTGGCCCTGGGCTATCCCCTTCCTatctggagcctcagttttcccgtATGTGCGGCGATCGATCAACTGTGCCAGTCCTGACAGTCTAGTGTTCtgatgggagttgggggaggtccGGGTCCCTAGATCTAGGGTCTCTGTGCCTTAACCCCACACgagggctctgggcatccctcccccaagcctcccctgctccctcaaaggtcctctccccccagcccacGGCCCGTCACTGTACCCACCCTGACCTCCATCTCAGCCACAGCCCCTTTCCATCTGCTttgccctgccccaccctggaTTTTGGTTCCTTTTCCCCATGGCTTCgtccccagccccctgctccGCCCCACCTGCCCCGCGCCCTTctagcctgcccctcccctccctgagccaCCCTCCTGCCCATCTCCCCCCCAGCATCAGGCCTACGAGTTCCAGTTTGGCGCAGCCTACGCCTGGATGATGTGCGTCTTCACGGTGGTCATGACCTACAGTATCACCTGCCCCATCATCGTGCCCTTCGGTAGGCGCCGCCGCGCCGGGACCTGGGCCCTGCTCGGGGGGACCCAGGACCTCACCCTCTTCACTGTAGTAAGGCAGGCCGCCCTGAGTGGACAGGGCCCTGGCTGGGAGACCGGCCCCTCGGGCCTCCCGCCGGGTCCCTGCCTCAGtctggggcctggcctgggggggaggagggggaaaaccATCTCAGCTCAGGCTGGCCCCAGCTGGTGTGCCGGGCCCCTGGGCAAAGTCACCCCAACATGGCCCCACTCATCCACATCAAGTGCCTTGACTCAGCTGATGCACTCGGACACACGTCACATGTCCACAGCGGGGTTCgcacgcgtgcgcgcacacacactccTGCGCAGGGTCCGCCGGGACACTTGGAAACAGGCCCATAAGCTCAGAAAAGACCTTTGGATTCCAGGGTGGGGTTAGGCTCTTGCCACTGACAGCTACCCCGCTGTAGCTGAGCTGTGCGCCTCAGACAATCCCTCTTCCTTCTGAAATTTAGCAAAGTTTCTCTGCAATGGTCACCCTACTGGTTCCCTCCGCTTTCCCCCTCCTAACATCCTAACCCCTTAACCACCCTCCCCAGTTCCTGAAGGCTCCAAACTCCCAAACTAACCTCCCTGTCCTTTTAAAAGCCCCCATTCCCTCAGCCCCCAGGAGAACAGAACTTACCACCATATTTATACTCATCGGTGTAGGGACAGGGTGGGGAAAAAACACCAAGGGTTTCAGGAAGAAGCTCACTGACCCAGAGGAACGGATTTCTAATAGTGGGATTTTCAGTGAGGGGCCACGGAACGAGGCGGGGAAAGCTGAGGAAGCTGACGTTGTGTGATTCTGTGATGGGCCTGGGGctagggcaggaggagggagcccgGCCCTTCAGCCATCTTGGAAGGCCTAGGACAAGCTGTGATGGACACACAGAGGTCCGGTGTCACTGGTTCCGAGGTCAGGGCCCATGTGGCTTCCCCCAGGGCTCATGTACATGCTGCTGAAACACCTGGTAGACAGGTACAATCTCTACTACGCCTACCTGCCGGCCAAGCTGGACAAGAAAATCCACTCGGGGGCTGTGAACCAGGTGGTGGCCGCACCCATCCTCTGCCTCTTCTGGCTGCTGTTCTTCTCCACCATGCGCACGGGTGAGGGCCACCCCCACACGCACCTCAGGGAGTGGCGAGGTTGGGCGGGGGAGGGCCTCCCTCCAGAGTCGAGGCAGAGCGAGCCATGGGAGGGTCCATGAAGGCCAAGGGCCACAGGCAAGGCGTCTGGGAGAAGCCAGGTCAGGCCAAAGCACAGAGGAATGCAGGACTGCCTTCAGAAGGTAGCAAAAGTGGGGTGGTGGGCCCCCTGGAGGGGGCACCCAGAGGAGAGGTAGCAGCCCCATCCTTTGCCCCCCACCACCAGGGTTCCTAGCCCCCACGTCCATGTTCACATTCGTGGTCCTGGTCATCACCATCGTCATCTGTCTCTGCCACGTCTGCTTCGGACACTTCAAATACCTCAGTGCCCACAACTACAAGGTGTGGGGcgaggggggcaggggatggcTGAGGGCAGAAGCTCAAGGGggtgcaggggagcagggggatGGGTGGGAGCTGATGGCAGGGGCAGCAAGGGTGTCAAGGTGTGGGGTCATGATGGCGGCTGAGGGCAAGGACATCTTCCCACTCCCCAACTCATTCTGGGCCCCTCAAGATTGAGCACACGGAGACAGATGCCGTGGACCCCAGAAGCAATGGACGGCCCCCCACTGCTGCTGCTGTCCCCAAATCTGCGGTGAGTACCCTGATTCGTGgccagggacagagaggagacTTGACTGATGCTCCGTCCAAAGCCGGGGGTCCCATTAGTCCTCCTGAAAGTGAGGCCCGTTCCAGCCCCCAGGGGTGGGGACAGATCTGGCTTCACTGAGGGGAGTGCCCACCTCTCCCTGGGGGGAGGCTTACCGTCCCACACCCTGGAGACCCTGAGATCCCCCCATCAGCCCCTCGCCATGAGAAGCAGCTGCCCACCGTCACCCTCTATTCCTTTCCCCCTTCAGAAATACATCGCTCAGGTGCTGCAGGACTCCGACGGGGACGGGGACGGGGATGGGGGTCCTGGGAGCTCGGGGGATGAGCCCCCGTTGTCCTCGTCCCAAGATGAGGAGCTGCTGATGCCGCCTGATGGCCTCACGGACACAGACTTCCAGTCTTACGAGGACAGCCTCATAGAGAATGAGATTCACCAgtaaggggagggaggggccctggaggccacgccctgccccaccccacccgcccCCCACGGACACTAAAAGAAACGCTAATAATTTATTAGATCTaaagccccttcctcccccatcccctgctttCATTAAGGTATTTAAACCTGGGGATCTCACCACTCTCCCCcaccaaggagggagggaggaaacccCCAACCTCAGTGAGGAGAGCCCCGAGCCGGACCCGGGGCAAAGAGGGGTGCGGACAGGGTTCCCCCAGGTCAGTGCCCCCCACACTAGTAGTCTGGTCAGGAAAGGGTTATTGAGAGCCGAGAGGGGTACCTGGTGCCATGGCTGGAGACCTGGGGGAGGCCACAGGCAGATCAGGGGCTGCCTCCCCCCAGTTCTTTCCTCCCCCTAAGGCCCCCTGGGATCTGGCACTCCAGGGAAGTGGAGCCTCCAGCCCCTGTGGGTTgcatgagggggaggggctgcagagtGGGAGGAAGAGTCAGGCCCCCAGCCAGGGAGGTGAcctaggggtggggggtgggcatggCTGACCCTGGAAAATGGGTTtttgcactgtttttttttttcctttaaaataaaaatgaaaagaaaagctctGAGGTGGGTGTCTGATTTGTGCTGCTGCCCTGGGCACATGGGCTGGGGACCGAGTGCCCTGCTATATACCTGGAGGACCTGTTCGGTGCCCAGGCAAGAGACTTCAGTAtgggacctcagtttctccagggagaggagagaatgggcCCAGGACACTTCAGGGGAGTCTCAGGCAGGAGgggcctgcagctccctctggcACCAGTCAGCTCTCAGCTCCgcctccaccccctgccctgagGAAATTGTGGGACCGCCAGTCTGAGGGATGGGGATACACACCCACTTTCTGAATCCCCAAGAGCCACACAAATGGGATGAAGATTCAGGGAGAAAGGCTGGACAAACCACAGGCTCTCCACTGGTCCAGgaagaaggctccctggaggaggacaATCTCAGGGGGCCTCCTTCTAGAAGACTCAGCAGGTGGTTCTGGAGGGGAGAGGCAAGAAAACGGGGCCACAGTAGTCCACCAGATAACACCATTTGTGGCCATTGTTGCTACAACTTGTTGAGCAGTTGTTATATGCctggaattatgctaagtgaccgTATTATGTGTTTGAAGGCATTTACTCCTCAGAGAGCTTGCTCTAGGGTCAGGCTTGGGTTTactgtgaggattacatgagataagATATGCAagtgcctggggcgcctgggtggcacagcggttaagcgtctgccttcggctcagggcgtgattctggcgtgatgggatcgagccccacatcgggctcctccgctaggagcctgcttcttcctctcccactccccctgcttgtgttccctctctcgctggttgtctctatctctgtcaaataaataaataaaatctttaaaaaaaaaaaaaagatatgcaagtGCCCACTTGGCCCAGTTGCTCACAAAGGCTTGCAGACAGCCAACCAGAAATGACCAACAGCAGGGACAGCAAACACAGCACAAAGCCTGTCAAAGATCACCCAGGCACTGGCAAGGGGTGGGAGGCACACGGTGTGTGGGGTTCACCCACCCCAGGCTGCAGAGAGATGCCCCCTGCGTGACACACGAGGCTTGGAAGACCCGTGTTCCCTGGCGGCCAGCTGTGAGCAGCTTGCCTTCGCATGTACGACAGATccacagtctttttcttttttttaagactttatttattcatttgagacagacagagagagagggagaagtagactccctgctgagctgggagccggatGACGACGATGACAacacagggcttggtcccaggatccCCAGgcctgagagatcatgacccgagccagaggcagacgcttaaccatctgagtcacgCAGGCGCCCACGACAGATCCACGGTCTTGAGAAATGTGGACCTCCAGGTGGAGTCCCCAAAGTCTCAGGGCTGCGAAACAGAGTGCCAGCCGGTGGGTGGGCAAAACCCGGCTGTGAATTTGGAGCAGGGGAGCACACACAGCAGGCCCCGGAGGCTGCAAACAGCAGTCTGGCCCTTGATCCCTCCATGAAACCCTCCTGAGCGCCTCCTGTGCTCCAGGGCCTGAGCTGGGGGGCTGGGAGCACAGCAGCAAGGCTGATCCTAGGTCCTCACGCCCAGTGGGTAAGCCAGAGACAGATCTGAACACTCACTAGGTCCAGCACCCTTCCTACCACCCTCTGAGTGGACTGAATCCTCAGATTTCgagatgaggaagctggggccCACAGGGGTGATGTCCCTTGCTCCTACTAACACAACTTGGATGCAGGGGTGCTAGGACaaggatgaaaaaaatcttaggatGGTATGGAAGCCCAAAATCAAGACATCTTGCCCATTCAAACTTCTGACGTTTCAGCCAAGAAAAGTGACATCCAAAGAGGAGGAATGACAAGACCTCACAATTATTAAGGCCAAAATGATCACTGTGGTACTAAACCCCTTCCCCAGGCTCATTGGATTAAATTAGAAAGATTCCATCACCTGCTCTGAGGCCGGGAatggggggtgggcagtgaggGGACCCTTCATCGGGTCAGATGGAAAAGTCCAGAAGGCCAAGTAAGGCTGGGGAACTGGGTTAAGGGGCAGTGAACAgacggggaggggtggggacacagGTAAGGACCAGCTGGCATCATCTGCAGAGGCTGTAGGGGCTGGGCGCCTGGGGTCAGCCTCTGAAGGTCCCACGGGCTCTGATCAGTTCTTTGGAACATAAGCCGAGGAAGGAAGAAACCAGATGCATTTTGGATCATTTGAGAATGATCAATGGTATTGATTGAGAGTGAGGCCCAGAGGGGGTGCTTTAAGCAGCCAAGAGAGGTTTTGAACCAAGCACCTTGGTTTCTGAAggcccctctgcacccccaaaACCTGTTTTTCTGTACAGGTGGGCAGACACACCCCCACTTTGCTTGGCAAGCCCCATGTCT
Coding sequences within:
- the TMEM63B gene encoding CSC1-like protein 2 isoform X3: MLPFLLATLGTTALNNSNPKDYCYSARIRSTVLQGLPFGGVPTVLALDFMCFLALLFLFSILRKVAWDYGRLALVTDADRRRRQQERERVEQEYVASAMHGDSHDRYERLTSVSSSVDFDQRDNGFCSWLTAIFRIKDDEIRDKCGGDAVHYLSFQRHIIGLLVVVGVLSVGIVLPVNFSGDLLENNAYSFGRTTIANLKSGNNLLWLHTSFAFLYLLLTVYSMRRHTSKMRYKEDDLVKRTLFINGISKYAESEKIKKHFEEAYPNCTVLEARPCYNVARLMFLDAERKKAERGKLYFTNLQSKENVATMINPKPCGHLCCCVVRGCEQVEAIEYYTKLEQKLKEDYKREKEKVNEKPLGMAFVTFHNETITAIILKDFNVCKCQGCTCRGEPRASSCSESLHISNWTVSYAPDPQNIYWEHLSIRGFIWWLRCLVINVVLFILLFFLTTPAIIITTMDKFNVTKPVEYLNNPIITQFFPTLLLWCFSALLPTIVYYSAFFEAHWTRSGENRTTMHKCYTFLIFMVLLLPSLGLSSLDLFFRWLFDKKFLAEAAIRFECVFLPDNGAFFVNYVIASAFIGNAMDLLRIPGLLMYMIRLCLARSAAERRNVKRHQAYEFQFGAAYAWMMCVFTVVMTYSITCPIIVPFGLMYMLLKHLVDRYNLYYAYLPAKLDKKIHSGAVNQVVAAPILCLFWLLFFSTMRTGFLAPTSMFTFVVLVITIVICLCHVCFGHFKYLSAHNYKIEHTETDAVDPRSNGRPPTAAAVPKSAKYIAQVLQDSDGDGDGDGGPGSSGDEPPLSSSQDEELLMPPDGLTDTDFQSYEDSLIENEIHQ